CGCGCCCCtcaagctccgcggcggcgacaaCGAGCTGCACCGGCCTCcgtcctcctcccttctccggCACGCCCTCCTCCGACCACGCGTGCCGCGAGGCCACGCCGCCATCCCCTACTCCCTCCGCCGCGTGCGCCGCgggcccgcgccgcccgcaTCGTTTGGGTGGTGGGCGAGCTCCAGCCCCGGCGTGGGCAGCACGCGGCTCGGCGCAGACCCGAGCGGCTCTCAGAGCTCTGGCAGCACCGCGCGGACCCCAGGTGGTGGCCGTGACTATAGGCTCGGGTGGCGCGGAGTCCTCGTCGGGCGGCAGCTTCCTCCcccttttccctctccctcGTGCGCGGCCGTGGCGTCGCGCCGAGCAGCGGCTGCGAGCTGCTGTGCGTAGGGCCATGGCAGCAAGCTGCTGTGCgcggtggccacggcggcgatggCCGGATCCGTGCAGGGCCATTGCGGCGACGGCCGGATCCGTGCAGGGCCATTGCGGCGACGGCCGGATCCGTGCAGGGCcatggcggtggtggccggctcTTGCGTCGCCGGTGAGGCACACACAGCGACCATCGGCCACGTTGGATCGGACGTGGCGGTCCACGTAGGCGGTCAACGCTGGTCAGAggcgttttggacctcaagtgacacacttgaatagatcgtggacctaaaaatgcattttcgaagttcatggacctaaacataacaggtcaactagtttaaggacccctaGTGTATTTTACTTAAAAAAAACACTTGCGGAAAACTCAAATGATCTTTACCTATTCCCAAGTTGATCAAGGTAAAAATAACTGTACTCACAAAATAACAGTTATTCGTGTTTAATATCTTCTTCTTTATCCAAGCTGGAGGCCCAATCTCATAAGGGATTCTTTTCTGTGATGATGCCTTGGAGCCTTTTGACATCTCTTGTCCTTGACTAATTGGCCTGTCATCGATGCTCTTACACTTCGTACTGGAAGCAAAAGGTGTTTCCGGTAGCTTCGTAATATCTGCTAATATATGACACAAGAGACATGTGGTTCAGTACTGAACTGAAATCGAATCAGTGGCAGATTTAATTTATCTTTTCCTTACAGCGCGTGATGACAACATGCCACATTGTAGTTTTCATTACATTGAAGGTGCAGAtgtcaccttccttgacatTGTTCTCCTCAGAGAACCTCCTCCAACCATGCACAAGAAGGTAGTTCTGTTTGTTGCATGGGATACCACGCACCCGCCAAGACCCAGTCATTGTGGTCTTGAACGTGATCATGGAAGGCTTATGAAGTCCGATCGCATCACAGAAAGCTATTGGCAAAGCCTGCAATTTGCAATCATATTGGTTTTAGTATGCGGTTGATGGTTAACTAAATACCATATTACCATAGTTGACAAATGCTCACTGCTAGATCTAAACTCCATTTTGTTGGGTTCGTTACACCACCAAATGCGTATACGTAACAGATATTATACAAGGCAGATATTAAACCATATACATATACAGTACTATAATATAATGTTTCGTTTGTTCCTGTTAGCATGCACATATATTATCAATTGTTAGAGCATCAAATAATTAAATGAACATGTTGGTCTCTATTTGTCCATTAGGAAACAAAAGCTGTCGAAAAATAGACTCATATTCCAGATCGTAGAACCTTTTCGGTTCAATCGGAAATGGTTGTACTCACAAGATGATTCTCAAGTGTCTCAGTGTTGATCTGCTTCTTTATCCATGACGGCTGCCCAATCTCGTAGAAAGAATTCCTCTGTAATGATGCCTCATTCAGAGAAGGCAGGAAGCCTTTTAGTTTATGTACTTCGCTACAAGGCAAATCATTCTCCTTCTTACACTTCCAAATGGGTACGGATAGTGCTTCCTGTTGCATTTCAAGATCTGGTGATGTTGGTACTTGATAAGGCCAAAGAGCTAGTATTTAACAAACATTATAAAAAGATAAAATTCATAATCTTACTTATCTCTTGCTCACTTTGTTGCATTATGTTGTCCTTGTGCTTGGACttcctctggcatccatcgggCTCAAACACTTTGACTGTAAACACCATGTTGCCCTCATACCTTAACATCAGAGCATTTGATTCAGTGATGCCATGGAATGCCAGAAATTGTGGCCAGCCACCGGCAAAGAACACATCTGACTGATCCATCTCGATCTTAAAGCTATTAACTTTTCCAATAGGGCCTAACACAACAGCCATAGGGTTCTACAGTTCCCCTTTGGTGATGTAGTATTGTACAAACTTAGCGGGTATGAGCTGCAAGAACACAAAAAGGGACTAAAATTAGGCATTCCTCTAAGAGAACACAAAGGGAGGGAAAAATTTAGCAAGAGCGGTCTGCAAACCATCTTTTCCATGGAGTCTGGTGACAGCATACAGACGAACTGCGGTTTACAGTCAATATCTTCACACCTCGTGCTTGCTTGAACTGAACAAAATAGGACTTGCAAATAATCAGTTTGAATTGAAAAAAGGAATTCTCAATTAAATTTACTGTAGTGCCGTAGCTCGTAGGGAGCAAGAAGCCAACCAATATCTCAAGTTCCCTTAGCTTGATACTAACATATACTGCAAGCTTTTTTTATCCCAACTATTTACAAGATCGAGAATCTCTGCACATTTTAAGGGACTCTAATATTGCAATTATCTTTCTGAGAATCTCGAATATTACCAAGATAAATACTAGGAAAGGATGATCCTACATTTACATGGGAATAGAATGGGATAATTTCTTTGAGACCATGAGAAGAAAAGGTCCCTGATTTCAAATGTGGGGGGAAAAGAAGATCGATCTTTACCTGCGGCTGCAGGTTGTTGAACGCCGAGGCCCCGGATACAGCAGCTGTCGTCGAACGCCTTGACGGTGAGCACGCCacggccacggtggcggagagCGAGGTGCCAGTCGGCGCCGAcgccgtgcgcggcggcgaactCGGGCCACCCGCGCCCCAGGAACGCGCCGCCTCCGTCCCGCCCGAGCCCGACGGGCCAGACGTCCCTGGCCTTGACGCCGCACGGGCCGACGACGAGGGCCTCCCCGGCgccgatctccttggcgagctCGTCGGGGATGCGCTGCAAGGCGTGGAAAAGGTTAGCCATTtcacggccggccggcgcccgcCCTAGCcaagcgcgcggggcggcggaacggcggcggcgtcgcgcttACTCACCAGCCTGTCGTCGCAGAAGAAAGGCAGCAGCACCCTGAGCTGCTTGGCGGCGGCCGCACCACCACAATGGTTGCTGGCGGCCGACGCCATGGCTGGGCGGGGAAGGGGACGTGGAGAGCGGAGGGGTGGAGAAAGTGGGGGGTTTCTGCCGATGAACTTTAATGCCGTCAATAAATTGGTCAAATTGCACGGAGTGTTTGGTCAGCGTTCATTCTTCCTGTACTACTCTCCctgtccaaaaaaaaagaaacaacttTCACAGAAGCCAAACAATTTCAAACGTAATTAAATTTATACTAATATTTATATCTCCAAATTTGGTTATATTTGAAATTATTTGCTTTCTCAAAAAGTGAGAGTTACATTCTTTTTGAGATGGAGGGAGTTCTGATGAAATTGGTCAGCATTCATTGTCAATCTGTCGTCTTGTGAGCTAAATTGTACTGATAGAAAATAACAAAATTTGtgataaaaaagaaaataacaaaaactgtgataaaaagaaaataataaaaaCTCACTGAAATGagaagttctttttttttaaaaaaaaacacctgCATATAAATTTCTAGCCGCAAATTTTTTGTGTTTTATGGTTCCTGCTATACTCGTTGCCCATCTGATGATGTATCTGTCGTACGAACTCTTGGTTCATCTCGTTTGTTCCATAGCATAGGACTAATTATGATAGAACTCATACACGTGGTAGAATTATTTTGTTGCGTCTAAATTTgaggaaaaaaaatctatcaTCCCCCGCTTGTATCTCGTGCATTGGTGTTTGACACTCTCCATTCCCTTCAACCGGCATGAGTGGAAAATTATTTGGGGACCCTCATTTTCCCGGTGACTTATCCTTTTGAGAAAAATTAGGTTATTCTTGACCTTGGATACATCAAGTTCCATGGGAACTCGAACTCTTTGCCACATTATTGGGTAGCCTCAATCACAATAGATATAATGCAAATAACAAAATTGGTTAATATATAGGCTCATTGGGCACGTGAAGACATGTGAAAGGAGTTAGATTCGAAGGAATCGTTTGAAAACCCCTCTTCGTGATGTGGGTGTTACTTTTCATTTAATAGGTTTGGGCAAACTTTTCGTTTTAATTACTAACATATTGCCATATTGGGAATTTGAAAATTAATGAGACGATATCTGTTGTGTCATATAGTAACATAGTTTTATTGGACCAATGATATTTATGTcaactaatatatatatttttttgcgggtaaaCTAATATATATATTACCCCATACTTATCTTGTCACAGTTATAACGAGTATATTTGTATTAGAAAAATTCTTGTGCCATCATAAAGTATACTCTTCCTTTATTTATGTCATCATAAGTATGTGTTAAATTATAGTGGTTGCCTCCTTGGTATGCCATTTTTATTGGGCACGAAGCGGTGACCGGGAAAAAGACATTTCTACCCCTCTAAACGTGAGGAGGCAAATTTTAGTGCTTTCCTTTTCCTGCTAATGCATTGCCGCACACCCATGATATATATCATTTGCTGCACTGGAGACAGTAATTTTATGCCACATTGCAACATACACCTATcaataaaaaaaaatagcagCACAAAATTGAACTTCAAATTAGTAACGCAGATATGTGCACGAGAATGGACAAGTACATAGACACATATTTATTCTGATGCATGGACAAACAGTTACGCAGTCCACGCATCACTACAGTCACGCAGGCCGCAGCAGCTCTCAACGGTGTACCAGTAATAATTCCGAAGGGCTAAATTTTGTTCCTATCATATAAAAAAATCTTgttatttagaaatattaaataagttctgattacaaaactaattgcagaatcTCTGgacgcgagacgaatctaataagtgtaattaattcataattagcggatgttTACTATAGTATCACTATAacaaattaaatattaattagattcattagatttgtctcataAATTAACACTCATATGTgattataattagactttatttaatacttcgaaATAATAAATTTCTCTTTAATGTGATAGGGCTAAAGTTTAGTCCTATGGAAACAAACATATTGGGTCTAAATGGAAGCAATGAATGCCAGccctggcaaaaaaaaaatggaaaccCAGACCTGACAATAAGCAGGTCTAAGGCTCTCCGCACCGGGAGACGCTACCGGAAAAAGTGCTGCAGCAGGGGCCTGTATATCGTCCACAATGGTTGCGGACCAGCAGCCCATCCACTATTCCGAGCGGAATAGAGGAGGTCCGCTGCCCGCATGCGTGGCGCGGGCCCCGCGCACCAGCAGCATCCCCCCAACCGCCTCGCACCGTCTGCCGGAGGGTCCGTCGTCGAGGCCTACTGTGCGCGCGCCGCCACggacgccccgccgccgccgcttggcgCCACCGCCGTGCCGCGCGCGCACCCCTGCTAGTTGGCCGGGCGAAGTTGGTGGTGGCGCTGTCCGGCTGTGTGGCGTGGACCGGTGCTCGCGGGGAAGGCAGTAGCAGTGGAGCTCCAGCGTCTGGGCTCCACGGTTCAACGAGGGGCGGTGCTGTGAAGGAGTACAAGAGGTTAGGGTGGTCCGGGGACCGTCGGTGGCGAAGAATTTACGGCGGTGGAGCTTCTCACCGGTGAGGCGTCCCTGGCGAAATCCCGGCGCAGCACGGGGCTAGAGTCGAGGCAAAGGCTTCAGGAGGGTTGCTGGTGTCGTGGCGATGCTCCTGCGCGGCTTGGCCGGGACTccggcacggcggagcggcgtaGCCGTGGTGGCAcggggctctgctccgctcggagCTAGAAGGGCGGCAGCTAGGGTTGCGGCTGGATGCGATGGCGAGGGTTGGGGTTCCAGGGAGTGCGGGCTGGGGCGTTTAAGAAGGCAAGAGCCCGTGGATCCTCGGCGCGCGGGCCGAATCGCGCACGAGAATCACGGCGAGGCCATTGTGCGCGGGGGCGTCGCGGTGAGGCAGAAGGAAGGTGGGAGAAGAGGCGCTGACAGGCGGGGACAGGTGTGTCAGTGAGagggggcgggggcgcggggcgAGCACGTGAGCGAGTGGGCTGCGGTGTTGAGCGCGTGGGGGAGTTGGGCCGAGGTCGAGGTCGGGCCGAGGTGGAGCGGGGCGCGCGTGGGCTGGCCGCGAAGGCTGGGCCGCGGGGTTGCGGAGCGGGCTGAGAAAAAGGGAAACAGTGTgggccgggggagagagagagcgggcTAGGCTGGGAAGttaggtttgggctgggttctaGTTTTTCGTTTCTATTTCTGaatctatttcctatttctatttctaattcaaactcaagccaaatgaattcaaatttgaatttgaatcactcaagcactcaaacaaataaaacaatgctccagcatgatgcaacaacaaaattaaacctatgataaaattttaattacttgaggaacaaaaattggatTAGAGAAAAGTCGGCGTAGGAGTCGACTTGGATTCCTCCTGGGCCGAATCCTCTCCGCCACGCGACTTGGAGGCCTCTTCGGTCAGCCTAGATCGGAAGCCGTTGAAGACcggtgttttttatttttatatttttcaaaattgttttttaaagaaatatattttcggtttcacaatttataggtttatacccctaccgcccggcagggggcggcagggggcctaccgcccgtctgcggggcggccggccctctGCCGAGCGGTAAGagcctatatgtaattaaaatttgagttttatcgtcgctgatctaactctcggggttacgccttaccaactagattctttgtaacggcctcgtagtgagtttgctagccatctcaccttaggaagtgtgatgaacaactagtgtagctcacgacttgtgggtaaagatgtgcaacctctgcagagtgtaaaattggtatactagccgtgctcacggtcatgagcggcccagatcctccttttgattagtggggttatcttcctttgacgaggcaggttccccgggtggcttggttcagtTTGGGTTTCAATAGTCTCATAATTaatcctgattaattactatgtaactgggttaatggtaattcaccaacttgtagtaattagttttaataaaatttgccaagacttaaaagctaatgcagttgagtcagccaaccttagagcctcatagtttgtgttatacttgttgagtacgagttgtgtactcactcttgcctcttctatactttttcctcttgggatactctactgctgctcagttcctgccgaggcgagggagttcactcagagctaccaggagtacgaggacttctaagcgttcgtctcccagtcgacgtccctgtggcgccctgcttcgtcGAGAGTTATCGTATTTGCTTTAcgcttctgctgtatcagacattttgtcattattgtaataaataacattcgtactcgctttattatgtcttttacgtgatatgtgctgtgatatactactcattctgttgtatatacatgtgacttgatcctggcatgtatatgattgctcggtttatgctcttttataaaccgggtgttacatagcacgtcctcctcgacaagcAAACATCAACATTCACACTAATGTGTCTACCAAGTTGGCTATTGTTTTTTTTGAAGGTTTCGACTTTGAGTGGAACGAGGCGCCGAAGCAGCCTCGTCCTGTAGCGTCAGCATCATCCGAGACCAAGAGCACAAGCGAGGTGGCCTTGGTGATGTAGGCTGTTGTGACCAACACCACGAGGCAACGCCATATGTGCTACTAGGCCGTCATGGAGCACCCAGAGGGTGAACACAATGAAGGCAACATGTTGCGAACACAGCTTCCCAATGTACGGGTAGCAGTGCGCAAGCACTCGTTATAGGCACAGGCACAAGACCTGCACGAATGATGGGACACAGGCGCTGAGAGTCAGCCGCACAAGTGCAGGGGGCCTCCCAGCAGTCACGGGTCCAACACAACTCATAGTGCTTGAGGTTAGCTTTTCAATTGGGGGCTTGAGGTTAGCTTTGTATAGAATGTTTATTGATCTATATATCTTATTTGTAATTTTTGGTCAACAATacaatattttatgaatttattTGCATTTTTGATGATTTACTGTAGAAATAAATTAACAATACACAAATAGCCTCAGAAAttcaatatatttttctaaggGTCATCATATTTCCATGTAGAATCCTCAAAAATGTTTAGACCAGAAACTCCACATGTTATTGGTGTTGCCGGTGTCTCTTTCAACTCGTAGTGTGGGTTACAAGTGAAGTCATCCTTACCGCCCATGTTTCAACATGACCAATAGTTTACTTTATAATTTTCATACGAGTACTCGATATATTTTGTGGAGGGGCAAAAAATGTCCATGTGGCACCCTTAAAAAGTTTGGGCAAAAAATTCCACATGCTGCCGGTGTTTCTTTCAACTCGTTGTGTGTGTTACACGTGAAGTCACTTTCACCATCCAAGTTTCAACATGATCGATAGTTCACTTTATCATTTCCATGTGTAAAATTAGACATATACTAATGAACATGCTATGAAAAAAGTAACCTCAAAATCTCATGATTTTTTAAGGGTATTTGTGAATTATTAATTTTTCGCTAGCAAATTACCCAACCAACAATTAAATAATACATGAATGCCTAAAAATTCCAATTATGGATATggttatatttttttgaaagttcAAATTGTGTTTGttgaattaaaaattaaaaacttATTAAAACTTATTTCACTTTGGAAACACAATTGAAAAATGTTTAAAACTTATAGCAAGCAGCCCAACTTATCCCACCTGCACTCTTTTCCACCTGGCCCATAGCCAAACCCACCAGCACATGTGGCGCTGGGCTGTGACTGCTGGGCCACACAGCCAGGCCTTGGCCCATGCGCGGATGAGAGGGGACATTCAGCCCAAGAGGGAGGAGGCCAGTTGGGCTGGCTGCATTGGCCTCATTCAACCCAAGAGAGAAAAGAGACGAGATGGAGGGTGGGTTGGGCTCTAAAACTATAGGGATTGCAGcacaaaataatttttaatatttttagaattttaaaaaaCATAAGTTTAATACAAATTTGTTTGTTACGGGTATTACTGGGTATTTCTACTTGATCAAGTGTTTGCATTTAACTCTAAATTCTCAAGAGATGCGCCGACGCGCCGCCAGGCGCCCAGCCCGCCCTGTCACGGTGCGCCGGTGCCGCCCGCGCAGCCGCATCCGgcacgccgcccgacgccctgctggctgctgcagtGCCACCcacgctcgccgcccgccgaccTGCCGTCTGGCTCGGGGCTTCGATGAttcctggatccgccactggaTGTATGATAAATTAGAATGGAGGGATGAGGATGAAAGGGAAGCAAGAGGAAGCCTGTACAGGAAGATCAGCAGGGATATGAGATAATTTAGGATTGCTACGAGGACAACTCGTTTGAGTTAGGCATTTGATCAAGTGCTCCGTCAAGTGCTCTTGACCCGTGAATTGTTGTTAGATGTAACAAATCTGAAGATGGAATCAGGGTCTTGTCACAGTCAAAAGCAGCTTTTATAGTCGGTGAGTTTGGCCTGGAGACAAGAACATCCTATGATCATAAGCTATGCTACTTATATTTTAGAATTGCGATTACTTATACTAACCTTTTTTCCATGTAGTTTGACTAACAGCATATAGATACATGCCTAAACATTGGAAGTATATGAAATATGTTATTGATATCAGTGGTTCAATTACGATCGTTGGTCCTGCATTGCGAGAATGAATAACTTCAATTTGTACATAAGTTTGAAACAAAGTTTTAGTGATTTATGGAAGCGCAAATTTTAGCTACTTTCAATAAAAGTTATGGTGAGGCTAAAAATTATCTTCAAACCACAGAAAACATGCACCTTTCCTTTTCAAGGAAACACACGAATATCATTACAAATCATACACTgcatataaataaatattttgacATGGTATAAATGGTAGCTGGAAGTTTAGATTTTTCACTCGATGAGACTAACAGAAGGGAGCAACTGCATCCCCCATCAGCAGCTTACAATAGAGCGACATTCAAGCTGGAGCAAATCATAAATTAACCATCAACTATTGTATACTATATGAATAATTGACTTGGGCATAGGAATTTCTTTTGGGGGCAATTTGCATGTGAGGAGATCTGAGGGATCTAGGATAGGCTGAAGAACAAAGTgattaaatgaatttttagCAACGTTGTAATAGCATGGCAACCAGCCACACCGCCATCAAGCTCTCGTATCAAAGATAACCAAACGTGAAATTATGTTAGAATGATAAACCAACGCTAAGAACATCTCTCAAGTTAAGCAAGCTTACAATGCAATATAGTTGCTTTTCCATGTTACAAGCTAAGCGCAGCAGCCTCATAGGATTTACGATTGTTCACAAGAGCGCCGTTTTATTCCCCGTTGGATATTAGGACCTTCACGTTTGGTCCGTTGCTGGCCTGCTTTGTAGGTTGAGCTATCAGTCACAAGGGCGCCCATTTTACCACCTTAAAATTTTTAAAGCAAATTTAAAACAAGTTCATGCTGCGGTCATAAGAGCTAATTACATGAAAAAGAAACTTACCCCTATTCCTGTTGTGGGCTGTTTGGAAGAGACGGGTGACTGGGCGATGAGGTAGAGGTGGCTTCAAGGGAGCCGTGATGGGTAGGCATCGACATGTCGACGTGCTAGCCTGGGCTGCAGTAGGTGCTGCTTGAGAGAAGAGAGATAAGAGTACAGTTTGATGGCAATACTGCTGTTTAAATATACATACTACCTTACAATCTTAGCAAAAGAAATAATTCTCAAAGTGCTAAATTATGGAAACTGAAAGTTTGGAAACTAATCAAAGGAAGCTAAGTCCTAGTCACCAGCGCTGATCCTTTGCAGCTTCCTATCCTTCTTTGTTTTTGCTAGTGTTGCATACCTATGTGAGTAGTAGACATTACCGAAGGCCTGCAACAACCCCCAACTCCAAAAACAAATTGAATAGAATCCTTAGCTGTGCTAACACCTCGCCGCATTACACCCAGTAAGTAAGCCCATGCTGATTGCCAATAAATGCAACACATTCAGCCAATGCGTGCGCAGACGAACGGCGACTTAGCCTGTTCACGCGCAGCCATCACCACACAGCGCTTTAGGCCCTGTTCTCTTCAGCTTTCcttttttgcttttcttttcttttcacttCCTATATGCACCATTGCACTTCCTATAGCTCAGCCCCAAACAACATCGTACACCACGACCATCCCCAAATGTAGTTTTGGGATGCTAGAAAAAAGTTTAGGAAGGGTGGGAGGAAGGTGAAGTGACTCCATTATTGAGCTCTAATGCACCGCACCCTTTACCGGATCTATGCAGCATCAAGTCCAAAACCATGacgtaaaaaaaaaacagctttGTCGTAAATTTTCTGGTTGTGGAGTTCAAGATAATCTATACCTTTATGGGTAATCTATATCACATTCCATGCTAACAACACAGCTATAATGTAATCATGCATGCTTTTTGTTGAGTAATACTACATGCTTATTATTTATTGATTTCAGTGCTTAATCTAAGTGCACATAAATGCACACATCCATACTCTCTAATGAGCTAACTCTATACGATGGCACATATATAATTAACCCATAACAAAAGCATATTAGATAAAAACTCGGTAGGCACTCGGCACAGCAGCAAGTACCTGTTTTCTGCGCGTTTTCAGCCACTCTCAGCCTACAATGAACAAACACATGAGTCAGATGTGAAGCTGTATTTTGGCATGTGTTTTGGCAATAGCCTCAACTATTGGATACATTGTCAATATTCTCTTTCTTATAGGGTACACCACATGCATGTGCACGCCAAACCCAAGAAACtcttgacaaacaaacaaagatgcTACAGAGGCTAGGATACACAAGATGCACGTGAATCAGCTGGTGTTGAAGATGCATATAGAGAAAAGTACAACAaccaaacatttttttttagaaatttccAAAGAGAAGGCCTAAAAAAAAGAACATCTAGTAGTATACTACAGTTTTGAAATGATAGAACATTGTAGTATACTGCAGTTATACCACATCATAGAACATGGTaacattaatataaaaataataatactgTACTGATTTAAACCCAATAGAATGATGTTAGAATTCGTTGATCAACAAAATAGTGAGATGCACATAAGTAAGTAGGTAACAATAGTGATTTCATATAGTGTTGAAATGGGCTGGCATGTGGATCCGGTAAGTAGTAAGCATCAGCGATAGCAATTTGATTGGCCCATGGCTAATGCCAGATTAGTGCTGAGCTTATTGAATAATATTATATATGGATTACTCATGCTGAGCATACGCCCCATTGTGCCCCATCGGTGGCCCGCCACCGGTGGCACATCATCAAACTGTAGTCCACATACCACTTTAGATCTAATCACATAAAAAACACACCAGTCAGGACCTAGTCATAACAGGATGCCAACTTCATGTACATGTACCCAAGATGAATTATCATGAGGATGAGAGCATAAGAATAGTTTAATCACAAATAAACTTACATGGTTGTCATCCAATGAGTCATCATCATTCCCAACCTCGTCACCACGAACAATGTGCTTGTCCATTTTACCAACCTCATAAGGAGCCTTTTGCTTGTTTTTTCCTTAAAACAAAAACATGTACATATAGTTCAGCTGGCAGCAAGATTCAAGGGCCAGTAGCACAGATGCTCTAAAGAGTAAACATGCAACAAATAATTGGGGAAATTACATACCCTGGATACAACTGCTGCACGTTGAAAGTCTCTCAGTTTCCTCTTC
Above is a window of Panicum virgatum strain AP13 unplaced genomic scaffold, P.virgatum_v5 scaffold_4331, whole genome shotgun sequence DNA encoding:
- the LOC120694237 gene encoding putative B3 domain-containing protein Os04g0347400 isoform X3; translation: MAVVLGPIGKVNSFKIEMDQSDVFFAGGWPQFLAFHGITESNALMLRYEGNMVFTVKVFEPDGCQRKSKHKDNIMQQNLEMQQEALSVPIWKCKKENDLPCSEVHKLKGFLPSLNEASLQRNSFYEIGQPSWIKKQINTETLENHLALPIAFCDAIGLHKPSMITFKTTMTGSWRVRGIPCNKQNYLLVHGWRRFSEENNVKEGDICTFNVMKTTMWHVVITRSDITKLPETPFASSTKCKSIDDRPISQGQEMSKGSKASSQKRIPYEIGPPAWIKKKILNTNNCYFVSTVIFTLINLGIGKDHLSFPQVFFLSKIH
- the LOC120694237 gene encoding putative B3 domain-containing protein Os04g0347400 isoform X2 yields the protein MAVVLGPIGKVNSFKIEMDQSDVFFAGGWPQFLAFHGITESNALMLRYEGNMVFTVKVFEPDGCQRKSKHKDNIMQQSEQEINLEMQQEALSVPIWKCKKENDLPCSEVHKLKGFLPSLNEASLQRNSFYEIGQPSWIKKQINTETLENHLALPIAFCDAIGLHKPSMITFKTTMTGSWRVRGIPCNKQNYLLVHGWRRFSEENNVKEGDICTFNVMKTTMWHVVITRYITKLPETPFASSTKCKSIDDRPISQGQEMSKGSKASSQKRIPYEIGPPAWIKKKILNTNNCYFVSTVIFTLINLGIGKDHLSFPQVFFLSKIH
- the LOC120694237 gene encoding putative B3 domain-containing protein Os04g0347400 isoform X1 — protein: MAVVLGPIGKVNSFKIEMDQSDVFFAGGWPQFLAFHGITESNALMLRYEGNMVFTVKVFEPDGCQRKSKHKDNIMQQSEQEINLEMQQEALSVPIWKCKKENDLPCSEVHKLKGFLPSLNEASLQRNSFYEIGQPSWIKKQINTETLENHLALPIAFCDAIGLHKPSMITFKTTMTGSWRVRGIPCNKQNYLLVHGWRRFSEENNVKEGDICTFNVMKTTMWHVVITRSDITKLPETPFASSTKCKSIDDRPISQGQEMSKGSKASSQKRIPYEIGPPAWIKKKILNTNNCYFVSTVIFTLINLGIGKDHLSFPQVFFLSKIH
- the LOC120694237 gene encoding putative B3 domain-containing protein Os04g0347400 isoform X4, with amino-acid sequence MASAASNHCGGAAAAKQLRVLLPFFCDDRLRIPDELAKEIGAGEALVVGPCGVKARDVWPVGLGRDGGGAFLGRGWPEFAAAHGVGADWHLALRHRGRGVLTVKAFDDSCCIRGLGVQQPAAAVQASTRCEDIDCKPQFVCMLSPDSMEKMLIPAKFVQYYITKGEL